aaggggggactGTACAGAATTTCACGAGGACACATGTACACGACGACTGAATATACATTTGGAAAAATACGtaaattagttttcattttcccgccattttcttcttcgacgcAAATAGGGAAAAGATGTcgcagagaattttttttgttgttattaattttttttcacttttttgaaataaaacatcttttaaaaatgtcgatcggcataaaaaatattttgtcacGATTATTTTCTCTCATTCCTTTCAcgcattctttttttcgttattatGTACAAAGTTGTATACATTCAGGtaacgttttttctctttaaaaaaatttcttttgtcgtAGTTATTATAAtactcttttaaatttttaaatcttttccttttttttagttcgtttgatttaaaaaaagggaaaatttggCGGGCCCCCGATTATCGCGTAGCCAAAATACTTTTTAAAAGTAGAGGAGGGCtgaggaaaattcaaaaaaagctCCGGGCCGCGAGAGTTCAGTAAACGTACATCTGCTTGAGCTGATCCCTCAGGTGCTGCGGCATGACGTAAACATCctgcaaaaaataaatacacaacgggaattttttaatattttttcataaaaaaaattagacacaaaaaagttCTTGGaataattggatttttttcttctcaaaaTCCCCCCCAAAGGAGCGACCAAACAAATATTACGTAGagataaaataaattcccCGAACGTAGTGCAAGTAGTGCACAACCTCGGAGATTTGCAAATGCTCAAGGCGGAAACGTGGCGCGCTAATTTTAGCATTTAAAATATGGCGAAATTCAACGTTAAATTTTTACCTTGTGCTGCTCCTGCCCGCGTAGCCGAAGAATCATGCTGCGGATAGTTTTGCGCCACAGGCTGGGCTTCTGTCCGAAATCGATAGCGCTCCAAGCGTCCTTTAGATGAcacataaattaaaattttttttttattatttaaaaataaataaaacacacacacacacacacacaaaagcagAATAAATAACGAAGGAGGGAAAAACcttgacacaaaaacaaaGTCTACTATCTTTTGACAGTTTTATCTAACAGACAAACACGCTCTGTTACAAAAATCACCTGACcgaaaatctaaaataaaaatcatgtgactttttttttagagagagagaaagagatggcaaataaaaatgttatcaaatattttcgatttttggtCATCACGTAACGACCAGACAAGGACGTGAAAATTTAAATCCCAAAAATGTAGAAAGGATTAACAAGTCTTTTTAACGGAAAATGTTTTGGATTTTTACCTGGACTTCCTTGTTGAATTGGGCGATTGAAGCGGGGCTTCCGGGATCGCCGCTGTGAGGACACGCCGAGCAGTCAGAAGATGGCGAGGTAGACGCCGCTTCCGCGTCGGGTGTCGATAAAGCACTCGACTGCCTCTTGCGCAATTTGCTAATCATCAACAATAAAGAATAAAGGCCACtttagacattttttcaaagacaTAATTCATCATCATTTGGTTCGAAAAAAGACCGTCCAAGGTTTATTTGTTCTATAAGTAATGATATGAGACACCTGTAATTTTCGATGGACAGGTGCCATTGATGCTGGACGTGACACCTAACGAGGCTCTCTAGCCGCAAGAATTCTTTACGTAACCCAACAGTCGACGAGGAAGTcgaattattgttattattagtcTCGACGGGCGGCGGGATTTCGTCTTCCTCGTTGGTCAGCTCTTCCTCGATGGCCGTTATGACCACCTCTTCTTTGCAGTTGAAGGCCACTTTCTTGGGGGACTTGGACGGACTCATGTCGTTGCTAGACACAACAAGGAAATGGCCCAGGCTCAACTATGCAAATCGCCGATGAAGGCAGATAAGAAAAGTTTCGATATCGACCACCAATCGAACGGCGGGCAATCGGCTGTGATCGTGGGGGGCTCAAGAGCAACGCTCATTACGTGAGTTAACTAACGAAAATGTCAAGCCAAAATGGCGATTTGACTCAAAAATGTCTTgacgaatttgaaaagttaATCGGGGGGAGAATCGAACAGGACGACACTTAAAACTGAACTCGAGGATGAAACTGCGTTGTGGTCGCCTTAAATATCAGATTTTTCAATTCTCATCTGTCACAGAATTCCTGGTAATGAGTGACGCTTTTCTCCGTAACTGGCTACACTCTGGCGGTGGCTTAAAGTTTGTTCCCACCGGCGTTGCGTAATGATGGCGCGGGGATAGGGTCTGAAAGGCAAAGTAGCAGCTCATAACTCTCACCTGATGTAGACGGTGATGAGGATGATGGCAACGGCGGCGACAAACATGGCGCCAAAAACGGCTATGATATCGATGACCGTCTGAGCTGGATTACCAGGTGGTTGACCAGGTGGAACGGATGATTCAATCGCTTCGATTTCTGAATTTAATAGAACAGGAGAAATATGTTTTGGGAAAAATTAGCATTTCGAATTGATTGTTTCGGCACATTTCTGCCGGTAGGTGGAGGGGTCGTTGGGTAAACAACTGGCAGACGACAAACAATTgtcccgaaaaagaaaatgacaaaaaagaaagcagtTGTCAGAGGAAATACTCGTCACTTTGTGCAATACTGAAATTATATTAATTCAATTGAACATGGCAAACGGGATGGAAAGCGACAGGATGGCAGTTTCTCGTCTGCATTTCCTCTCTGGTGACGGCATCACGTGAGTTTTGAGTCAGATTGACATCACGCCAAGTTAAACGGCCGGTTAACACTCACGGCTCTCGagataaaaacatttaaaaagacTTCCTTTGTCCAATGACGAAATAGGTGTAATCTTTTGTGAGCTTTTAAGTCATTGAAGTGGTTGTTGGCTCATCATCTTTAATCGGTACACATTCTTGTCACATTGCACAAGTTATTTTAATCACATTTGTATTATTTCAAGGTTCAGTCATTAAGTCAGTCGTCAGAGCAGTTGGAACTGACAGAAGCTGAAACTCACCTTCAAAATTCTCCTCGGTGAACCCCCCATACTCCAGTGACTGTCCTCCAGACCCCCCGATTGTGCCATTGTGCAGACTGTGGGGTGACAGGATGTAGCTGAGGGCGTGAGCGCTGGGATGATGCCCGCCGATCACTCCGCTGCTGGTATCCACCGATCTCAGGAATGTCGCTATCGTCGTGGCTATGACTCCGACTCCCCTGGGCGCATCAAAAACAATCGACAGGcagataggaaaaaaaaaaaacattaaacatACAATcgatgatttattttttcgacttCTTTATCAGGAAGCAGCTCATACGGTTTATGTAGCGGCACGTCAAGGAAATCGTCATGCGtttatcacacacacacacacacacacacacacacacagggccTGTTCTATTCACCTGTACAGTGTACACCCATTGTCTATGCCCAATCGATTCAACCTACGAGTCAAAGACCCTGATTTCCCTCCAACTTTTCCAAACTTCTCTCGCCGTTTTCCCTTTCATTCGCTTCtatgatattttttcttctcgtgAATCACTCAACGAATTTGTCCTCAATTAACCTTCCCCCGCCCAatcctctctcttttcttccccGTCTTCTTCTCTGGAGATTAACAACATCCAACTCCCAGATCAGCCGGTGAAGCCTTGGAAGAAGACCGGATCAAAACAACCTCAGGTAGtagtcaaaagaagaagaagaaagaaaaaaaaacctttttgttttgtttaaattttcctcCCAAATAAAGCACAAAGCTGAGAGATGAGCAAAAGGCCGATCGGTTACTATCCGAAACTATCCCCGTCattaactttcttttttgtttttttgttttttttcttctcccgtaAATTTCTACTCACATGATGATGGATTCCTTTGAATTTCCAAATTGAATCTCTCTCCCGCTTGTGGGTCTCGACGGGCGTGGGCGATGGGCTCGAGACGCGCGTGAACACTGGGCCTCGTCACGTAACGGGAGCGGACAACAGACTCGAGACAAAATCATGAAGGGAGTTCGATCACATGACGGTGTAAGTTTCTTATCAAACCCCCGAGACGAGGGGTGGGggggaaacacaaaaaattcgatttcagATTTTCCctaatctttatttttctttctcacctCGTTCCGTCCCTCAATAAATTGAAACAGCTTTCGTCTAGATTTTTCGTTTGACAGATAAGCGGGTTCCCTTGCGTAACCTCTAACAACGGGGGTGCTATTTATTGGAGTAACCGGGAACGAACTGCGAAtctcttttttgggtgggAATTGCTTATGTTTACAGTTTCCCAGTGCTGACCGTCCAGTGGGTGATGATGGGAGGCCCAGGTATGGAGACCTTGGACCTGAGCCTCAGGTGTAAGATGTGAGGGTTAGGAAACGGACAAGTTTGGAGTCTGTTGTgagttccctttttttacattgagtgtgtgtgtatgaaaATCTCCGCCTCGGGGCCGCTACCAGACTAACAACCAGTTGCCTTTGATTTTCCTTCTCCGATTTCATggggtgaagaagaagaagaagttgtacACAGGGTCAACTAGAACGTCCTCAAAATATCCTCCCATTTTCCACTACACAAAATTCATCTGCTGGGGGGGAAATGAAATGTCTGGCCGAAGTAGGCAACGTCTCGACCTCGACGATGTAAAATATTGCACTCCCGAAACGACTACTCTTTCATAATCCAacgaagattttgaaataaataggaTCGACCTACGATTTCGAAgccaaccatttttttttatttttaaatttttaaaaatttttattatccgactctggacaatttgaaacattttttctggGCTGTAGAGCAAAGTAGTGAAGGCATCCAGTTTCTGGACGACAGCGTTTCTTCTTGCTGTGTCGTCCGGCGTCAAAgtagaaaaataagagagagagagaagaatctttgaaacaagacaaatcttccagCTCGGTGCAGCGAGAGAAAGCGGATGTGTGTCGTGACTCGACTTTTTTATTCACGTTTGAATGTTGTCaagacaaattttgaaaaaagagaagagaaaattccgcgtctctccctccctccctccccccaaaaaaactaaaatttctttgaattcccaaatgaaatgatttaaaatatttaaaatttacctgGAGATGGATCGCCGGCGTGTCCGGCTGCCTCTCGGACTTATTTCCATGACGTGGAAATGATTTCGATTTTAAGAATGAAATTTAGTGGATAGAGAGAGACGAGGCTGTAAAAACTAAACTGCAAATTCACCGAGGATCTTTGACACTGTCGATGATTTCTGTCTCCTCTCGACGAGGGAAAATTCGGATTGGAGACGACACTTTTGACAAGGGAACCACTTCACTTGAAAAATGGGTAGTTGAACGTCGGCACTTGAAACCAGGAAAGCAATGGTACAATTCGGATTGAATTCGGAGCTGgccaaaaccaaaaccaaaagcAAAAGTCACAGAAGAAATAATCAACTGCTGGTCTGGTTTCGACCAAAGTCGGACGGTAACTGAACAGTCACACCACCGACTCTCTCTATAAGTTCCAATAGAACAgtcaggagagagagagagcagctaCTGCTAGTGTACTACCCTCCCCCCACCGTTCTCCCGGGAACTGTCGATCCAGTCGAGGCAGTTTGGCATTCCAACGGCAACGTCTAATAGCGACCGTCAAAAAAAGGTGGGATTTTCAATCATGAAACGGAAGCTGATTCAACTACGGTACGGTTCGTCCGGTATAGTTTCGACATGACTGGCCACACACGCACTAcactggtttttatttttattttatttattttttcagttgTTATTCAAGTTCAGCTGACCGACAGGCTCATCCTGGCCAAAGTTGGAGGTCGATATTCGACACCGGCGTcaaggttttcttcttctttccccccaaatttattttttgtgattaTTTAGACAAAAACAGAGCCCTGATGGCCGccaccttcttctttcctcccaTATTCTCCTCCAAAGGAGGGCATCAGCCCATTCTGACCCGAACCAGCAACGCCTCCAGGcccctgaagaagaagaagaagaagaagaagataagttcatgaagaataaaaaaccacGTCCGActggaataaaaagaagaagaagagcaggtaaaagatttcaaaaaaaaagaagaaggtagCACACCTTTAGGGggttaaatttaataaaaaagaaaagaacaaggtGGGCGCTGTGTACAGGTAAAGCAATACTGTTTctatcgtgtgtgtgtgtctctacaTCCGGTTGAAATTatccaaattgaatttttttttccgaccgaATTAGCGCAGGTGTTTTTCCccgaccattaaaaaaaaaccaagaaaagggaaaatggagTGAGTCATTGTTTTTCGGCCTTTGACGAATCAATTGCGCTCGACGGGCACAGCcgcggcttttttttctttcgagcaTTACGCAATGCGGAGCCCAATGGCCACGCAGTTACTATAAACCCGGTAAACAACATTGAATAGTGTTGATAGCAACAACCCAAAACACGCCAGGTAATAATGGGCCGTGTTCGACCTTAAAACAAAGTTACATTGGATAGGAAGCCCCCCCAACGGGACCGATGGAAAGCGGATGAAACTGGTTGTCCATATTGTAGCAGTCTCAGACTATCTGTCATCTgatgcaagagagagagagagactatagGGTTCAATATTTGACAGCGAGTCGTTGGCCGATTAGAAAGAAACGGTTGCCACTTGTGTCGAACCCCAGCAGCAGGATTATTCGGGACATCCTTTTCGTTCGAAAAGGAAACGATGGGAATTGTCTGCAGACGCAAAGTAGATCGTGGATATCCGGTCGTCTCTTTCGTAACATTGCCCGCCCCAAGCGAAAAAAGTGTCTAATTTTTTCTGCAGTGTCTCAACAGGATGGAATTTCGCAATAGACTCCGTGATTTTGCCTACGGCGAGGAGTTAaacatttgctttttttcttaagagaagagaaaaagaaaaatgttgacgcAAAGAACTAGCGGGATAAACCCACGGACCGCCAGGTCAATAGTGTCCAGAGCCATTCCTGGTAGACAAGGTCCTCCCCTCTTTCATTTGACGTCACATCTAATGGTCTCTTTGGGGAACAATTGAGAATAATAGCTTTTTTCGTGAATCCGgccccgaagaaaaagaaaaagggaaacgatAAATCGAACCGAACGCAATCGGCGTGTGGCGCTGACCCACTAACCGCGTTGGACGCCTTCAACTCGCACTTGTGTTGGCTTTACACACATATACACATGTCTTATATTATTCGGTCGGCCAGCAGTGCCGACTTGTAATGAGAAACAATTCTAACAttggaggggggaaaataCAATCAGGCGATTTTTGGCTATTATTTGCGGGGTATCGCCCCTGGGCTCGATTCCCAGGACCGCAGAGACCCATTCACGCATAGTCATTGTACTACACGCACCAGTGTCTCTTCTAATGCGAACTAACCAAATCGGTTTCTGTGTGCTGTAGCTatatagaaaaagagagagagaggacgtCTGCTGCTTCTttgcattgtgtgtgtgtgtgtgtgtgtgtgtgaggaaGAGAAAGTTGTTTCCATGGTGCGGAGGCACATGTGTGATTTCGGGGAGGCAAGCTCATAGCATGGCATGGATGTGTCTCGAATAATATGCGCCGCTGGATAGGAAGTTGGAAGCAGCAACCGGTCGGGCAATCacctttctctccttttgctgttttttttttctattttttgttatttcacgACCCTTTGAATttaagttattattatttagttgttgttgttatttttagatAAGAATCTGCGGGGGATTTGGACTTGGCCGTGTATAAATAAGGTCGTTATTGttcttagtttttgttttgttttcgggCGGGATGTTTAAATTTCTGCGCATTCATTCCGTTTTTAtgggaaggaaaaaaggggcCACATATTTTGAGGCAGGTGAGAGAATAATTCCTCTTGATTACTATCGTTTTAAATCgggagagggaaaaaaagtcaCATTTAATGGGAGAAAGCTATTTTATGGCGGGTTTTTTTCACACAACCCGAATAGAATTCTTATTTGATCTTTGTGAAAATGTCAAGTTAAAAGAAGATGCGCGCGGTATGCAAAATAGCCAGTCCCCCAAgagacaaaagagagagagagagtcggatAGAGATCCAGCTTGTGCACAGTCAGACGAATGTTTGACGTTTtataacaagaagaagaagaagaagaagaagaagaagaagaagaagaagaagaagaaaagtgaaagCTTTTTTTCATGCAGTTCCCGGCCAACGTGAAATCTCCCCTACACACGCGGgaccttttccctttttttttttttttgcctttctattttctttttaagggaattcttcaatttttcaaacgccGGCTATTCGGAAAAAATACGAATTcgtaatggaaaaaaaaaggttccctCTGTCGCTTCTGTAgacttttccttttcattattttttaagattcGACGGAGACACGTCAGGTGACGTCACTgggaacttgtttttttccttcaaattattttgtggtgggaaaattcaaatttcgacTTGTGTGTTCGGAATAAAGAGCAATCGGGACAAGGTTGCTAATGGCTTCTGGCTCCTGATGAGCGACCCAAAAGAATTGCtcaatttgtttgaatttaaaaaaaaaatcaaaatgggagTGGCCCATAATGGCCGCTTGTTTGCACAGCTCGCACTCGATCAGCTGATTTGGCATGACGTAATAGCAGCCGGCAGAATAAATATCCCGTGACACGCAATAACTATTAATGAGCGACGTGTGCTCTGGCATTTGGAACGTCGACACGCGGAAAtggaaaaacgaatcaaatcaaatcaaaataagcCGAGCGCGTGCCGGCAGAAATTTCTATATCAGACCACCGGGCGATCGCCCGTCTCCCCGTCGCATACCAACAAATGCGGAGGCGAACGTTGGCAATCACGCGGCCGATAAGAGTCTACGATTTTGACAAACATCACGCGCTTCATTCGAAATAATCAGACCCAGAATGAATTATGATTTTCCATTCGCCAGGGCCGTTAATGAGCTCAAGCCCAACggaattcaaatgtttcaaacATTTGCAATCGGCCTCAGCGGATTTACTTAATTTAATAACAACGAGAGCGTCACGCGGTAATCAAGCGCAAAACAATAACCAGCTGAGAACTTAACAAAAGGCCTCCCCACCAAGACCCACACCCATCGTGTTTGTTACCCGGCCTCAAGGCTGCGGCCTCATTTCCACTTTGAGAATTAAGAACTGGGAGCCTCCACAATCAAGTTCAGCGTCCTGTAGCCTCAGATTGTGTGTCGTTTGCATattgcagagagagagagagagagagagagagaaagacaacTTGTCATGCAACGGATATAAATGTTTGCAAATGGGCATATAAGACAGCTGCTGGCCATGAGAAGCGGCCGGAACAAgagaccaaagaaaaaaacggacgtCCTTCGTTGTTGCTATTTCACTTGTTGTAGTAGACGCGAGTATAGTTACTCAGgctaaaatatttgcatatgCAAGcgtccagctgctgctgctgttgttggaaAAGGGCTTTTGTCACTCGACATCTCGCCTATATCCAAAAAGGCAAAAGTGGCGATGGCTGAAAATGATCAGCGACGACCTTCTCTGCAAGGGATCGATGCGAAAATATGCGAAAGTGGGTTACGGCGGGACGTATACCTCACGGGGAcgagtttgaaatttttattttatttttcaaaagtttcagATGCGCCGATTGTTATGTGTGTGTCCTTAGTTTTGCTCGTTTCTCTTGGCTGGCACCTGTTCTCGGTCTCCCTCGTGGCGAAAAGCAACGCCCAATAGAGCGAGAAAACATCGAGCCCCAATCTATTCGGGTTCACCTTGGAGAAGACAAAGCAGTCATCGCGAATTGGATGATTTGCGACCACCTTGAAcctcttttcattttgcttTTCTCTCCGGAGATTTCGCTGACCAGCTGATAAGAGAACAGCAGTAGCGATGTTTATTAGTTAACTGGACCAAATATGAATAAATGAATTATGAAACGTAATTTTTGAACAACCGCTGATTTATCGCCATCTGTTGCTGATTTCATCCGATGTTAGGATATGCGAAACATGTAATAGATGTCACTGTCGTTTGTATCAACTATCAATcaaacttgtatttttttttaaacactcgagggaataaattcaatttttgattagactttccccccaaaatcaattaatttgttGTTTATGCAAAATGTAACAGGCTCATAGTTTCTCTTGATTACGAGGCTGTCACCTTTAGGCAGCATCAATTTTTACGATGAGGTCAAGACTTTTGCACTTCAATTAggttttcaccttttttcaaGGACGTTGATCGAACCTTATTTAACATATACAATGCCCTCCACTTTCTCTTTCAGTGTGGAGCACCTCCCTACAACCGGCTAAACACATTTTCCTcccgaaaaattgaatttccctGATTTTCATAGTCTCTTTCAAATCTCTACAGGTCATTACATTAATTACTTTGTTTACAAGGCTGCTTGCCAAGAGGGACTTCTATAATTAACTTTTCCCCAGCACCCAAACACCCAACACCCTCATTTCTATCTCTAGGTATTCACTTCTGCCTAGTTTGTTTCAGGTTAGCCACACACAGTGTACGTGTGGCCTTTTCTCTTAAGTGGTCGACCATTACCCCATTCTTTTCCTAGCAAGGACAATTTGTCTGTTTTGCTAACATTCCTTGTCCATAACACAGCACTTCTACGAAGAGCGCAATGCTTTTGTTGCTGCTTAATAGGCCTGCTCTAGAGGCTTCTCACCGTTTCCACAACCTCCTCAGGAATGGGGCCTCATTGGCCATTACTTCCAGATCTTACGCTGATGTCAGGGGAAAGGTATAACATCTTGCAGCACGCAAGTTATTGATTCAAGTGTTCTGATTCATGTTTCTGGCTGTTTGCAGATCCTGGCAATCAGGAGAGAGGATCAGTCAGTGTGGGAGCGAAGGGCTCCACTCTCACCCACCAATGTTCGCAAGCTAGTCAGGGCAGGAGTGAAGGTTCTTGTTCAACCCTCCAACAGAAGAGCTTACCCCATGCAGGCTTATGCAAATGCAGGGGCAATCATCCAGGAAGACATCGGAGAGGCACCCGTCATCGTCGGAGTCAAGCAAATCCCCATCGACTTTTTACTACCCAACAAGAcctattgtttcttttcccaCACAATCAAGGCTCAGGAAGCCAACATGCCTTTGCTGGACGCAATGTTGGAAAAGGTATCCCTCTTATTGATGTCCACGCAATTGTTTCATTCGCTTCATCATTTCGTTTTCCGTAGAATATCCGACTGGTTGACTACGAGAAAATGATGGATGCAAACGGCCAGCGTGTTGTGGCTTTTGGCAAGTACGCCGGTGTGGCCGGCATGATCAATATTCTTCACGGTCTAGGTCTACGACTCTTGGCCCTCGGACACCACACCCCGTTCATGGTGAGGATTAGCATTTAAAAGATTCGcaggt
Above is a genomic segment from Daphnia pulicaria isolate SC F1-1A chromosome 8, SC_F0-13Bv2, whole genome shotgun sequence containing:
- the LOC124312634 gene encoding uncharacterized protein LOC124312634 isoform X1, with the translated sequence MILSRVCCPLPLRDEAQCSRASRAHRPRPSRPTSGREIQFGNSKESIIMGVGVIATTIATFLRSVDTSSGVIGGHHPSAHALSYILSPHSLHNGTIGGSGGQSLEYGGFTEENFEEIEAIESSVPPGQPPGNPAQTVIDIIAVFGAMFVAAVAIILITVYISKLRKRQSSALSTPDAEAASTSPSSDCSACPHSGDPGSPASIAQFNKEVQDAWSAIDFGQKPSLWRKTIRSMILRLRGQEQHKDVYVMPQHLRDQLKQMYVY
- the LOC124312634 gene encoding uncharacterized protein LOC124312634 isoform X2, with protein sequence MEISPRGSRTRRRSISRGVGVIATTIATFLRSVDTSSGVIGGHHPSAHALSYILSPHSLHNGTIGGSGGQSLEYGGFTEENFEEIEAIESSVPPGQPPGNPAQTVIDIIAVFGAMFVAAVAIILITVYISKLRKRQSSALSTPDAEAASTSPSSDCSACPHSGDPGSPASIAQFNKEVQDAWSAIDFGQKPSLWRKTIRSMILRLRGQEQHKDVYVMPQHLRDQLKQMYVY